A single window of Rubripirellula lacrimiformis DNA harbors:
- a CDS encoding tetratricopeptide repeat protein, which produces MTHDPFSEQSAVRFESSQPAGRVPRTSLWVTGGIITAFLFCLCAGLGTAVWFFAGQWDSSTPLADLPPREDSVSSSFGSDAEVFNQGLLESISQSEAERADQHFAADDAELPNLAAASDRDLQVRKFIQHAARSANEGGPIPFHRDMFIAAIAQSPETVGSLHWADRFAIKGWLDDYEPVPDETDQYIRIVNIHWDDNPILATVDVIFYSDENQADSQRWFLVHDDGKWQVYDWLSLEYGRRMSDEYAVYVAGETRLAEGLDLIINQLGDAQTAWDAGREDVALAAVKNCETTPTMPQDRSIVLLRIAYTWMYFGRYGDALKSLQKITDPDRRWGVWPMVALCHLNMGRDEMALQAANKVLDQSPNHPRSHWLLSIVHQQMDRMDLAADEAVLALAGCPRDQSLVDSLMSYQRQQDIPALLDAMRHSTSGTWTGLADWAAYDRSWADALVQAVDSRTDLDMPDGIRVMIDANQAWSKQEFGRAAELFLQVRSEATDRDIRRVASQDHADARVETSQFEELFRESEDPTATFSMLVHWCFEGDFYGDPEKLFSAIAAWDESASSSDEDERWLTGLRGWCHWQLIDAVTTKFSDDPNPDLAAVHAVAALEDLSAFGQWRQSVVESQAEADGMDGEDDDGDSDESLISAVDRSIASVRLSQGQWAEVLDQFPDDVLIQDRLLHGLRLGGAEAMQSALDSSDDESGPEIEFFRNRLRAELASQSGEMEAADRWFGKATEAVQDLDPEGYYGLHPSVLEQRADGLVVHRMLPSEVKIDEGGFADLVTRVVRRAARWGDSRSVQAWSGRAVPDSFDAEQLAEIRVRVAETRFANGDFETAASGLGGDPSSDSRWSQRIHRLRLQALLEADDFDAASELVKQTVNQAGDAMPQSDSADHRTPPREMALIALARQDTVELQRLLAEFPSDVVAEWMEGSLQRRWLVRMASKPELLPILNEYSYTVGSVMSESTGRLFMPQDHEFSERSISAALQSATAETFRMTALKPSDDSGDTAWMADSPSGQRFLIMNSTNNVWTTPQMSSGSGDAVMIAVLDQMPQANRRLFQVAAAMAGDEAVAFSWLDEGLSWWEGDLRDRIQWDDRVPVDPKVLHQSIQTRKRSPESAEQGSAAAEGSDQIAKLPSGSVVDLVETCMGATNRISADLIGVDLDQGRVMVRPHADGVIDPLIRKDVDYYTRIGLVQLATPDP; this is translated from the coding sequence GTGACCCACGATCCCTTTTCTGAACAATCGGCTGTTCGATTCGAATCATCCCAGCCTGCCGGTCGTGTTCCGCGAACCAGTTTATGGGTGACCGGCGGAATCATCACCGCGTTCCTCTTTTGCCTTTGCGCGGGATTGGGCACCGCCGTTTGGTTCTTTGCAGGACAGTGGGACAGTTCGACGCCGCTAGCCGATTTACCGCCTCGTGAGGACTCGGTTTCTTCGTCGTTCGGGTCGGATGCGGAAGTGTTCAATCAAGGGTTGCTGGAATCGATCTCGCAATCGGAGGCTGAAAGAGCGGATCAACACTTTGCCGCCGACGATGCGGAATTGCCGAACCTGGCTGCTGCTTCGGATCGCGATCTGCAGGTGCGAAAATTTATTCAGCACGCGGCCCGATCGGCGAACGAAGGTGGTCCGATCCCGTTCCACCGTGACATGTTCATCGCCGCGATCGCGCAGAGTCCTGAAACGGTTGGCAGCCTTCACTGGGCTGATCGGTTTGCGATCAAGGGTTGGCTTGATGATTACGAACCGGTGCCTGACGAAACGGACCAGTACATCCGAATCGTCAATATCCACTGGGATGACAACCCGATCTTGGCGACGGTCGACGTGATTTTCTATTCGGACGAAAACCAAGCCGATTCACAGCGATGGTTCTTGGTGCACGATGACGGGAAGTGGCAGGTCTATGATTGGCTTTCGCTTGAATATGGTCGCCGGATGTCTGACGAGTACGCGGTGTACGTGGCGGGCGAGACTCGGTTGGCCGAAGGGTTGGATTTGATCATCAATCAACTGGGCGACGCTCAAACCGCCTGGGATGCCGGCCGCGAGGACGTGGCGTTGGCGGCTGTCAAAAACTGCGAGACGACGCCGACGATGCCCCAGGATCGTTCGATCGTGTTGCTGCGAATCGCCTACACGTGGATGTATTTCGGTAGGTACGGCGATGCTTTGAAATCTCTGCAGAAGATCACCGACCCGGACCGACGCTGGGGTGTTTGGCCGATGGTGGCCCTATGCCATCTGAACATGGGACGTGACGAGATGGCACTTCAGGCAGCCAACAAGGTGCTCGATCAGTCGCCGAATCACCCTCGCAGTCACTGGTTGCTATCGATCGTTCATCAACAAATGGATCGGATGGACTTGGCCGCCGACGAGGCTGTGTTGGCGTTGGCGGGATGTCCTCGCGACCAATCGTTGGTGGATTCATTGATGAGCTATCAGCGCCAGCAGGACATTCCTGCGCTGTTGGACGCGATGCGGCATTCTACGAGCGGAACCTGGACCGGACTGGCCGATTGGGCGGCCTACGATCGATCCTGGGCAGACGCATTGGTCCAAGCGGTGGATAGCCGAACGGACCTCGACATGCCCGATGGGATCCGAGTCATGATCGATGCAAACCAGGCGTGGTCGAAACAGGAATTTGGCCGGGCAGCCGAGTTGTTTCTGCAAGTTCGTTCGGAGGCGACTGATCGCGATATTCGCCGCGTCGCATCCCAAGATCACGCGGACGCAAGGGTCGAAACCAGCCAGTTCGAAGAACTGTTTCGCGAGTCCGAAGATCCCACCGCTACGTTTTCGATGCTGGTTCATTGGTGCTTCGAAGGGGACTTCTATGGGGACCCCGAGAAACTATTCTCTGCGATCGCGGCTTGGGACGAATCCGCATCTTCATCCGATGAAGATGAACGCTGGTTGACCGGGCTGCGCGGATGGTGTCACTGGCAGTTGATCGATGCGGTGACGACCAAGTTCAGTGACGATCCGAATCCCGATCTGGCTGCCGTGCACGCCGTCGCCGCGCTGGAGGATCTGTCTGCGTTCGGTCAATGGCGACAATCGGTGGTTGAATCGCAAGCCGAGGCCGACGGCATGGATGGCGAAGACGACGACGGCGACAGTGACGAATCACTGATTTCCGCGGTCGATCGTTCGATCGCATCGGTAAGGCTTTCGCAGGGCCAGTGGGCGGAAGTCTTGGATCAGTTTCCCGACGATGTCCTGATTCAAGACCGGTTGCTTCATGGATTGCGTTTGGGTGGCGCCGAGGCGATGCAGTCGGCATTGGATTCCAGCGATGATGAATCGGGACCAGAAATTGAATTTTTCCGAAATCGTTTGCGAGCCGAACTCGCTTCGCAATCAGGTGAAATGGAGGCCGCGGATCGTTGGTTCGGGAAAGCGACGGAGGCCGTGCAGGATCTAGATCCGGAGGGATACTACGGGTTGCACCCGAGTGTTTTGGAGCAGCGTGCGGATGGTCTGGTCGTGCACCGCATGCTGCCGAGCGAAGTCAAGATCGATGAGGGTGGCTTCGCTGACCTGGTTACCAGGGTTGTGCGAAGGGCCGCGCGGTGGGGGGATTCTCGATCGGTCCAGGCGTGGTCGGGGCGGGCCGTGCCGGACTCGTTCGACGCCGAGCAATTGGCAGAAATTCGTGTGCGTGTCGCTGAAACGCGATTTGCCAACGGTGATTTTGAAACGGCAGCATCGGGTCTGGGCGGCGACCCATCGTCGGACAGTCGCTGGTCACAACGGATCCATCGTTTGCGATTGCAGGCCTTGCTGGAAGCAGACGACTTCGATGCCGCATCGGAGCTGGTCAAACAGACGGTCAATCAGGCAGGGGATGCTATGCCCCAATCCGATTCTGCCGACCACCGCACACCACCGCGTGAAATGGCGCTGATCGCACTGGCCCGCCAGGATACGGTGGAACTGCAGCGATTGTTGGCGGAGTTTCCAAGCGACGTAGTGGCCGAGTGGATGGAGGGCAGTCTGCAGCGTCGATGGTTGGTGCGGATGGCGTCTAAGCCAGAGTTGCTTCCCATCTTGAATGAGTACAGCTACACGGTGGGTTCGGTGATGTCCGAATCAACGGGGCGGTTGTTCATGCCCCAAGATCACGAATTTTCAGAGCGTTCAATTTCCGCCGCCCTGCAGTCGGCTACCGCAGAAACGTTTCGGATGACAGCGTTGAAACCGTCGGATGATTCCGGCGACACGGCATGGATGGCCGATTCACCCAGCGGTCAACGGTTTCTGATCATGAACTCGACAAACAATGTGTGGACGACACCCCAGATGAGTTCCGGTTCCGGTGATGCCGTGATGATCGCGGTGTTGGACCAGATGCCACAGGCCAACCGGCGTCTGTTCCAGGTCGCCGCAGCGATGGCGGGCGATGAAGCGGTCGCGTTTTCTTGGCTCGACGAGGGGCTGAGCTGGTGGGAGGGCGATTTGCGTGATCGCATCCAGTGGGATGATCGTGTGCCGGTCGATCCAAAGGTTCTTCATCAATCCATTCAAACCAGAAAAAGATCGCCTGAGTCCGCAGAACAGGGGAGCGCGGCGGCCGAAGGTTCGGATCAGATCGCGAAGCTCCCAAGTGGCAGCGTGGTTGATTTGGTCGAAACGTGTATGGGGGCAACCAACCGCATTTCAGCGGATTTGATCGGTGTGGATCTCGATCAGGGGCGTGTGATGGTTCGCCCCCACGCAGACGGCGTGATCGATCCGTTGATTCGAAAGGACGTCGACTACTACACCCGAATCGGGCTTGTTCAACTGGCAACCCCCGATCCATAA
- a CDS encoding HAD-IIB family hydrolase, producing the protein MDVSPLTASLSLPRILATDLDGTFLPLDGDSDNHRDLPILNQLLADRDMDLVFVTGRHLESACDLFQSGKLPRPKWIICDVGTSIVSVDANGDCSPIGGYADFLRQIIHPLPIATLRDHLSTIDGLRLQEPFKQGPFKLSFYVDQPQLQRLTTEVQSLLHKRAAPYTMIASVDPFNGDGLIDLLPENTSKASALDWWAHAYNHARDSIVFSGDSGNDFAALTAGFRSIIVGNADPSLVNRVAAVHDNQGWADRLYIAKQKATSGVLEGVQRYLKP; encoded by the coding sequence ATGGATGTCTCGCCTTTGACCGCTTCACTATCGTTGCCACGTATCCTGGCGACGGATCTGGATGGCACCTTTCTGCCGCTCGATGGCGACAGCGACAACCACCGCGACTTGCCGATCCTGAACCAGCTTTTAGCCGACCGCGACATGGACCTGGTGTTCGTCACAGGCCGACATTTGGAATCGGCTTGCGATCTCTTCCAATCCGGCAAACTGCCGCGTCCCAAATGGATCATCTGTGACGTCGGCACTTCGATCGTTTCGGTGGATGCCAACGGCGACTGTTCACCCATCGGCGGCTACGCAGATTTTCTTCGCCAGATCATCCACCCGTTGCCTATCGCAACGCTTCGCGATCACCTGTCCACGATCGACGGACTGCGTTTGCAGGAACCGTTCAAACAGGGGCCATTCAAGCTAAGTTTCTACGTCGACCAACCACAACTGCAGCGGCTGACCACCGAGGTCCAGTCCCTGTTACACAAGCGGGCTGCACCGTACACGATGATCGCCAGTGTCGATCCATTCAACGGCGATGGATTGATTGATCTATTGCCGGAAAACACGTCCAAAGCCAGCGCACTGGACTGGTGGGCCCACGCCTACAATCACGCTCGTGATTCAATCGTATTTTCGGGCGATTCGGGCAACGACTTCGCCGCCCTGACGGCCGGCTTCCGCAGCATCATCGTAGGCAACGCGGACCCATCTCTAGTGAATCGCGTCGCCGCAGTCCACGACAATCAAGGCTGGGCCGACCGCCTGTACATCGCCAAACAGAAAGCCACCAGCGGCGTCCTAGAAGGCGTCCAACGATACCTAAAGCCATAG
- a CDS encoding alpha-amylase family glycosyl hydrolase: protein MIGTNNNGFASHQADQPISDLSFEGQLTLERLLPRLETVWQSADVSASVREEFESRLLQQWDKLFRLLHELYGNRYDFFYHLEQILLTAATAWAERPECLREVDRHRVIEPNWFESEQVVGGALYVDLFSENLGRLREHIGYFKQLGLTYLHLMPLFAVRPGNSDGGYAISNYRSVDPRLGTIEDLRLLADDLRAAGITLVLDFVFNHTSDEHLWAKKAQSGDREYQQFYNIFPDREMPDRYEATLREIFPTVRRGNFTWHDGMAKWVWTTFNNFQWDLNYHNPAVFRAMLEEMFFIASTGVDMLRLDAVAFIWKQLGTNCENLPQAHTLIQAFNVLARIATPGLLFKSEAIVHPDDVVKYIGEDECQISYNPTLMALLWESLATRQTRLLSQSLSHRHQLPENTAWVNYLRCHDDVGWTFDDKDASQVGINAYDHRRFLNHFYTGQFEGSFARGIPFQENVATGDMRIAGTLASLAGLELAIENESEHEIEMAIRRILLLHSISLSIGGIPLLYLGEEWGMLNDYDFVKDPAKAGDTRWVHRPRMKWEFLEELDDQMTSGGTSLRLRIFRSLQRLITVRKMLPALAGQKMELISTGNPHLLSFVRSHDGHRLTILANFSETPQSVSGNKLRTAGYGRFFEDALAGSTFATSSDLILEPYQVLWLNRV, encoded by the coding sequence ATGATCGGAACGAATAACAACGGCTTCGCGAGCCATCAAGCCGACCAACCGATTTCGGATCTGTCATTCGAAGGCCAGCTGACGCTAGAACGTCTGCTGCCGCGTCTGGAAACCGTGTGGCAATCGGCCGATGTCTCGGCATCGGTGCGCGAAGAATTCGAATCACGCTTGCTGCAACAATGGGATAAGTTGTTTCGGTTGCTGCACGAACTGTACGGCAATCGGTACGACTTTTTCTATCACTTGGAACAGATTCTGTTGACGGCGGCCACCGCTTGGGCCGAACGTCCCGAATGCTTGCGAGAAGTCGATCGGCACCGCGTGATCGAACCGAACTGGTTCGAATCGGAACAGGTCGTCGGCGGAGCGTTGTACGTCGATCTGTTCAGCGAAAATCTGGGTCGACTGCGCGAGCACATCGGTTACTTCAAACAACTGGGGCTGACCTACCTGCACCTGATGCCACTGTTCGCTGTACGTCCAGGCAACAGCGATGGCGGGTACGCAATCAGCAATTACCGATCGGTTGATCCCCGACTGGGCACCATCGAAGACCTGCGTCTATTGGCCGACGACCTGCGCGCCGCGGGCATCACGCTGGTATTGGACTTTGTCTTCAATCACACCTCGGACGAACATCTGTGGGCCAAGAAAGCACAGTCCGGCGATCGCGAGTACCAGCAGTTCTACAACATCTTTCCTGACCGAGAGATGCCCGACCGCTACGAGGCCACGCTACGAGAAATCTTCCCGACGGTGCGGCGCGGCAATTTCACTTGGCACGACGGGATGGCCAAATGGGTTTGGACGACTTTCAATAACTTCCAATGGGATCTGAATTACCACAATCCCGCCGTCTTTCGCGCTATGTTGGAGGAGATGTTCTTCATCGCCAGCACCGGCGTCGACATGCTTCGACTTGATGCGGTCGCTTTCATTTGGAAACAACTGGGAACGAACTGCGAAAACCTTCCGCAGGCGCACACGTTGATTCAAGCCTTCAACGTGCTGGCTCGGATCGCGACCCCCGGATTGCTGTTCAAGTCCGAAGCGATCGTACACCCCGATGACGTGGTGAAGTACATCGGCGAAGACGAGTGTCAGATTTCGTACAACCCGACACTGATGGCGTTGCTATGGGAATCGCTGGCGACCCGTCAAACCCGGCTGTTATCGCAATCGTTAAGCCACCGACACCAACTGCCCGAAAACACCGCGTGGGTCAACTATCTGCGCTGCCATGACGATGTCGGCTGGACGTTTGACGACAAAGACGCATCGCAAGTCGGGATCAATGCCTATGACCATCGCCGCTTTCTAAACCATTTCTACACGGGACAGTTTGAAGGTTCCTTTGCGCGGGGAATCCCGTTCCAAGAAAACGTAGCTACGGGCGACATGCGAATCGCTGGCACGCTAGCCTCGCTTGCAGGCCTAGAACTGGCGATCGAAAATGAATCGGAACACGAGATCGAGATGGCGATTCGCCGAATCCTGTTGTTGCACAGCATCTCGCTAAGCATCGGTGGAATCCCGCTGCTGTATCTGGGCGAAGAGTGGGGGATGCTGAACGATTACGACTTTGTCAAAGACCCGGCCAAAGCTGGTGACACAAGGTGGGTTCACCGCCCGCGTATGAAATGGGAATTCTTAGAAGAGCTGGACGATCAAATGACCTCCGGCGGCACGTCGCTGCGTCTTAGAATCTTTCGTTCCCTGCAGCGTTTGATCACGGTGCGCAAGATGCTGCCCGCATTGGCCGGCCAGAAAATGGAACTGATTTCAACCGGCAACCCACATTTGCTTAGCTTTGTGCGTTCCCACGATGGCCACCGATTGACCATCCTGGCCAATTTTTCCGAAACACCCCAATCGGTATCCGGCAATAAATTGCGAACAGCTGGCTACGGAAGATTTTTCGAAGATGCGTTGGCCGGATCGACGTTCGCCACCAGCAGCGATCTGATCCTGGAACCCTATCAAGTCCTGTGGCTCAATCGCGTTTGA
- a CDS encoding HAD-IIB family hydrolase produces MPTPHVTFPHKDRPLKITLISLHGLIRAKDCELGRDADTGGQIKYVLELANELALQPEIGSVELLTRQIIDPKIDDSYAQVEEQISENAKIIRIPFGPKRYLKKEALWPYLEMFVDQTLVHFRRHGIPDVIHGHYADAGRAGAELARLLHVPYVFTGHSLGRVKLQRLSVGRKSVDGLERKYKFTTRTEAEEIALETASMVVTSTNQEIQQQYELYDHYQPDRMEVIPPGVDLSLFSPPIDTESSDDASPNHDSSGTGVVDEDESNQKPAITRDIERFLQEPDKPVILTMARPDERKNLEKLVEVYGQSKQLQEAANLVMIMGTRDDLAELPKSQQQIIKNVFNLIDKYDLYGKVAYPKTHIPSDVPKLYRWATRLKGVFINPALTEPFGLTLLEAGATGLPIVATNDGGPRDIIGNCGNGLLIDPMDSDAIEKALLRTLTEPDQWEKWSEAGIKGTRKHYSWANHARRYVRDLADIMKGSATPELVRSPRVRRLPEFDRIIITDLDNTLTGDDEALAEFKSLIQENTQIGFGIATGRKLDSAMRMIQELDLPQPDLIETDSGTQLHYGPALTPDQSWRKQIGFAWKPDEVHAVLDSLPGVHVQEERHQSEFKVCYQLDQEKAPSVAHLKKLLREAGVRAKVILSLGVYLDVIPVRGGSELSMRHVLWKWGFSPENVLVVGDSGNDEGMLLGRTLGVVVGNHGKELEVLRGRPRVYFAEGCNARGILEGINYYQFLGNIVIPNDRNE; encoded by the coding sequence ATGCCCACGCCCCATGTCACTTTCCCCCATAAAGACCGACCGCTGAAAATCACGTTGATCAGTTTGCATGGGCTGATCCGAGCCAAGGACTGCGAACTTGGACGTGACGCGGACACCGGCGGTCAAATCAAGTACGTGTTGGAACTTGCCAACGAACTTGCCCTGCAGCCAGAGATCGGCAGCGTTGAACTTCTGACGCGTCAGATCATCGACCCGAAGATCGACGACAGCTACGCCCAAGTCGAAGAACAGATATCGGAAAACGCCAAAATCATCCGCATCCCGTTTGGGCCGAAACGCTACCTCAAGAAAGAAGCACTTTGGCCCTACCTGGAAATGTTCGTCGACCAAACGCTGGTCCACTTCCGTCGCCACGGGATTCCGGACGTCATCCACGGTCACTATGCCGATGCCGGACGCGCTGGCGCCGAACTAGCTCGTTTGCTGCACGTCCCCTACGTCTTCACCGGACACTCGTTGGGCCGCGTGAAATTGCAACGTTTGTCGGTGGGTCGGAAGAGCGTCGATGGGCTGGAACGAAAGTACAAATTCACGACGCGTACCGAAGCGGAAGAGATCGCTTTGGAAACCGCGTCAATGGTCGTCACCAGCACCAACCAAGAGATCCAACAGCAGTACGAACTGTACGATCACTACCAACCCGATCGGATGGAAGTGATTCCGCCGGGCGTCGACCTAAGCCTGTTTTCGCCGCCCATCGACACGGAGTCATCGGACGACGCGTCGCCCAATCACGATTCGTCAGGCACGGGTGTTGTCGACGAAGACGAGTCTAACCAGAAGCCCGCGATCACCCGTGACATCGAACGATTTTTACAAGAACCCGACAAGCCCGTCATCCTGACGATGGCCCGTCCCGACGAACGCAAGAACCTTGAAAAACTGGTCGAGGTGTACGGTCAAAGCAAGCAGCTTCAGGAGGCTGCGAACCTGGTCATGATCATGGGCACGCGAGATGACCTGGCCGAATTGCCCAAGAGTCAGCAACAGATCATCAAGAACGTTTTCAATCTGATCGACAAGTACGACTTGTACGGCAAGGTTGCCTATCCCAAGACGCACATCCCCAGCGACGTCCCCAAACTTTACCGATGGGCGACGCGGTTGAAGGGCGTGTTCATCAATCCGGCCCTGACCGAACCGTTCGGTTTAACCCTACTGGAAGCCGGCGCCACGGGGCTGCCGATCGTCGCCACCAATGACGGTGGACCACGCGACATCATTGGGAATTGTGGGAACGGCCTGTTGATCGATCCGATGGACAGCGATGCGATCGAAAAGGCTCTGCTGCGAACTTTGACCGAACCGGATCAATGGGAAAAATGGTCCGAGGCTGGAATCAAGGGAACGCGAAAACACTATTCATGGGCCAACCATGCACGCCGTTATGTGCGGGACCTGGCCGACATCATGAAGGGTTCGGCAACCCCCGAATTGGTGCGTAGTCCGCGCGTCCGTCGCCTACCGGAATTCGACCGAATCATCATCACGGATTTGGACAACACCCTGACCGGTGACGATGAAGCGCTCGCCGAATTCAAATCGCTGATCCAAGAAAACACGCAGATTGGATTCGGGATCGCGACCGGGCGAAAGCTCGATTCGGCGATGCGGATGATCCAGGAACTGGACCTGCCTCAGCCCGATCTGATCGAAACCGATTCGGGCACTCAGTTGCACTACGGGCCCGCTTTGACGCCCGACCAAAGCTGGCGAAAACAGATCGGCTTTGCGTGGAAACCGGACGAGGTTCATGCGGTGTTGGATTCTTTGCCGGGCGTCCACGTGCAAGAGGAACGTCATCAAAGCGAGTTCAAGGTCTGTTACCAGTTGGACCAGGAGAAAGCCCCCAGTGTGGCTCATCTGAAAAAACTCCTTCGCGAAGCCGGTGTGCGAGCTAAGGTTATCTTGTCGCTGGGCGTCTACCTGGACGTGATCCCCGTCCGCGGGGGCAGCGAGCTGTCGATGCGTCATGTGCTGTGGAAATGGGGCTTTTCCCCCGAAAACGTCCTGGTCGTCGGCGATTCGGGCAACGACGAGGGGATGCTGCTTGGCCGAACGCTGGGGGTTGTCGTTGGCAACCACGGCAAGGAACTGGAAGTCCTTCGTGGCCGACCTCGCGTCTACTTTGCCGAAGGCTGCAATGCACGAGGCATCCTAGAAGGCATCAACTATTACCAATTCTTAGGCAACATCGTCATCCCGAATGATCGGAACGAATAA
- a CDS encoding DUF4261 domain-containing protein, with translation MAKGLFTQGMCVLLRRPIAIATLEERLKGFKLVGRHDSIDDDSAPQTLVFDYRSEVGGHLLVTPSDSPWPDDMGDPDESPERFVAWSLGQFGPLAFPGCLRRASEQCWGWEEGEEESKSHTAHVRLLISYVLGAEDPTDEEDDLPLIPDDYDPLDELNFITRAVTTLLEDDDAICYFNPGGEVLRDENSLRRGLNYAWSHEMPPLDMWTNVRLFHATDKWTLIDTVGNAQLDLPDLEAIYDSEKFDPSDVEAFLRTASLYMMQHDEDVEDGDTADGPGDVTWAAMECHDALSDPPRETIRWVPQDGSVPPDDLLERGEEPDYDEDLFGPDDLLGDDLLGDQDLDDDDDDDELDSNLGI, from the coding sequence ATGGCGAAAGGTCTGTTCACGCAGGGAATGTGCGTGCTGCTGCGTCGCCCGATCGCCATTGCGACCCTGGAGGAGCGGTTGAAGGGATTCAAGTTGGTCGGTCGCCACGATTCGATCGACGACGATAGCGCCCCCCAAACGCTGGTATTCGATTACCGATCCGAAGTTGGCGGCCACCTGTTGGTCACGCCGTCGGATTCGCCCTGGCCAGACGACATGGGCGACCCCGATGAATCGCCCGAACGATTTGTGGCATGGTCTTTGGGTCAGTTCGGACCGCTGGCGTTCCCCGGTTGTCTGCGACGGGCTTCGGAACAGTGCTGGGGATGGGAAGAGGGCGAGGAAGAATCCAAGAGCCACACCGCTCACGTACGCCTGTTGATCAGTTACGTCCTTGGTGCCGAAGACCCCACCGACGAAGAAGACGATTTGCCGCTGATCCCCGACGACTATGACCCGTTGGACGAATTGAACTTCATCACCCGCGCGGTCACCACGCTGTTGGAAGACGACGACGCGATCTGCTATTTCAATCCCGGTGGCGAAGTATTGCGAGACGAAAACTCACTGCGGCGCGGCTTGAATTACGCATGGAGCCACGAAATGCCGCCGCTAGATATGTGGACGAACGTGCGATTATTTCACGCCACCGATAAGTGGACGTTGATTGACACCGTGGGCAACGCCCAACTTGATCTGCCCGACCTGGAAGCGATCTACGATTCCGAAAAGTTTGACCCCAGCGACGTCGAAGCGTTCCTGCGGACGGCATCGCTGTACATGATGCAGCATGACGAGGACGTCGAAGACGGCGATACAGCCGACGGGCCCGGCGACGTGACCTGGGCGGCCATGGAATGCCACGACGCACTGTCCGATCCACCAAGAGAAACGATCCGCTGGGTTCCCCAAGACGGATCGGTGCCTCCCGACGACCTGTTGGAACGCGGCGAAGAACCGGACTACGACGAGGATCTGTTCGGTCCCGATGACCTGCTAGGCGACGACCTGCTAGGCGATCAGGACCTCGATGACGACGACGATGATGATGAATTGGATTCGAATCTAGGCATCTGA